One window from the genome of Xiphophorus hellerii strain 12219 chromosome 16, Xiphophorus_hellerii-4.1, whole genome shotgun sequence encodes:
- the hsd17b14 gene encoding L-fucose dehydrogenase: MPLRYQNKVVIVTGGSRGIGRGIVKAFVENGAKVVFCAIGAAAGEALETEFSTMGPGSCKFVECDVTKEDQLERLVAVTVELHGHIDCLVNNAGWRESVPPEDRKRKVLSLRRFLNDFYPPCQIRLTNPPMKPQQRSSGSC; encoded by the exons ATGCCGCTGCGCTACCAAAACAAAGTGGTTATTGTCACTGGAGGATCCAGAGGCATCGGCAGAGGGATTGTCAAAGCGTTTG TGGAAAATGGAGCCAAAGTGGTGTTTTGCGCAATAGGAG ctgcagcaggtgaaGCTCTGGAAACGGAGTTCAGCACGATGGGACCTGGCTCGTGCAAGTTTGTGGAGTGTGACGTCACCAAGGAAGACCAGCTCGAG CGGTTGGTTGCCGTCACCGTGGAGCTTCATGGACACATCGACTGTTTGGTGAACAACGCAGGCTGGCGTGAGTCTGTTCCTCCCGAAGACAGGAAGCGAAAAGTCTTGAGTTTGCGTcgctttttaaatgatttttatccTCCATGTCAGATCCGCCTCACAAACCCACCGATGAAACCACAGCAGAGGAgttcaggaagctgctga
- the kcna7 gene encoding potassium voltage-gated channel subfamily A member 1, producing the protein MENEDKRAGDEGETEQKQKADELSDEQKQSKDKYNKLEKESSEKEVHGEARVASRRPCTSGWDLSERLAINVSGMRYETQLRTLAQFPDSLLGDPRRRLRYYDPLRNELFLDRNRVCFDAILYFYQSGGRLRRPANIPLDMFLDELHFYELGEDIIDRFKEDEGFAKEEERPLPPTKWQQKIWMLFEYPESSGGARIIAIISVMVIVLSILIFCLETLPEFRNEKERREQYTTTLHPTIPNTTILVPPKFSPFQDPFFIVETICICWFSFELIMRFISAPSKILFFKDIMNIIDFLAILPFFVTVGTELAKDKGTPPSVSLALIRVIRLVRVFRIFKLSRHSKGLQILGQTLKASLRELALLIFFLFIGVILFSSAVYFAEVDSPETMFTSIPESFWWAVVTMTTVGYGDMVPMTVVGKLVGSMCAIAGVLTISLPVPVIVSNFSYFYHREMECEDNREYHHVSTSLWEDNKEDDEEDDEDNGTDQDPEFMGDRALLHEQSRAICPPLNGNLLAGLCAEQGGRDQEGMKLPLKEPLVTQV; encoded by the exons ATGGAAAATGAAGACAAGCGAGCCGGAGACGAGGGGGAGACggagcagaaacaaaaagccGATGAGCTCAGCGACGAACAAAAGCAGAGCAAAGACAAGTACAACAAGCTGGAGAAGGAAAGCAGTGAGAAGGAGGTGCATGGCGAGGCCAGGGTGGCGAGCCGCCGCCCCTGTACGAGCGGCTGGGACTTGAGTGAACGCCTGGCCATCAACGTCTCGGGGATGCGTTACGAAACCCAGCTGCGCACCCTCGCTCAGTTCCCCGACTCCCTGCTGGGCGACCCGCGGCGCCGGCTACGCTACTACGACCCGCTGCGCAACGAGCTGTTCCTGGACAGGAACCGCGTCTGCTTCGACGCCATCCTCTACTTCTACCAGTCGGGCGGCAGGCTGCGGCGGCCCGCCAACATCCCGCTGGACATgttcctggatgagctgcactttTACGAACTCGGCGAGGACATCATCGACCGCTTCAAGGAGGACGAGGGCTTCGCCAAGGAGGAGGAGAGGCCTCTGCCGCCCACAAAGTGGCAGCAGAAAATCTGGATGTTGTTTGAGTATCCCGAGTCTTCGGGTGGAGCGAGGATCATCGCCATCATCAGCGTCATGGTCATCGTCCTCTCCATCCTCATCTTCTGCCTGGAGACTTTGCCTGAGTTCAGAAACGAGAAGGAGCGGCGGGAG CAATACACAACCACTCTTCACCCGACCATCCCCAACACAACCATCCTGGTCCCGCCAAAGTTCTCCCCATTCCAGGACCCGTTCTTCATAGTCGAGACCATCTGCATCTGCTGGTTCTCCTTTGAACTCATCATGCGCTTCATCAGTGCCCCGAGCAAGATCCTCTTCTTCAAGGACATCATGAACATCATCGACTTCTTGGCCATTTTGCCCTTTTTCGTCACAGTGGGCACGGAGCTGGCCAAGGACAAAGGCACGCCGCCGTCCGTCTCCCTGGCGCTCATCAGAGTCATCAGGCTGGTGAGAGTCTTCCGGATCTTCAAGCTTTCCCGTCACTCCAAAGGCCTCCAGATCCTCGGTCAGACGCTGAAGGCTAGCCTGCGAGAGCTCGCGCTCCTgatcttcttcctcttcatcgGCGTCATTCTGTTTTCCAGTGCTGTCTACTTTGCCGAGGTGGACAGTCCTGAGACGATGTTTACCAGCATACCCGAGTCGTTTTGGTGGGCTGTGGTGACCATGACCACGGTGGGCTACGGGGACATGGTTCCGATGACGGTTGTGGGAAAGTTGGTTGGGTCCATGTGCGCCATTGCGGGTGTGCTCACCATCTCCTTGCCGGTTCCCGTCATCGTTTCAAACTTCAGTTACTTCTACCACCGAGAGATGGAATGTGAGGACAACAGGGAGTACCACCATGTCTCCACATCGCTCTGGGAAGACAACAAAGAGGACGACGAAGAGGACGACGAAGACAACGGGACGGATCAGGATCCTGAATTCATGGGGGATCGTGCACTTCTGCACGAACAGAGCAGGGCGATATGTCCGCCGCTCAACGGGAACCTCCTGGCTGGGCTTTGTGCAGAACAGGGAGGAAGAGATCAGGAAGGGATGAAATTACCTCTCAAAGAACCTCTGGTCACCCAAGTGTGA